The sequence ATGCAGGCCGATCCACACAAAGCCGCCCCCGGCCCGCGCCCCGGCGAGCGCGTCGGACAGGTCCGAGGGCCCCTCGGTGCGGTGCCCGTGCCGGTAGACGGCGCAGTCGACGATCACGGAGCGCATTCTCCCTTCGACCGGTCATCGGCGCACTTCCCGATGCGCCTACCCTTGCCGCATGCCCACGCTGATCCTCGTAAGGCACGGACGTTCCACCGCCAACACCTCGGGACTGCTCGCCGGCCGCACGCCCGGCGTCGCCCTGGACGAGCGCGGCGCCGCGCAGGCCGCCGCCCTGCCCGGCCGGCTCGCCGGACTGCCGATCTCCGAGGTCGTCACCAGCCCCCTCCAGCGCTGCCGGGAGACCGTGGCCCCGCTGCTGCGGGACCGCCCCGGCCTGCGCTCCCACACCGACGAGCGGATCGAGGAGTGCGACTACGGCGACTGGTCCGGCCGCAAGCTCGCCGAGCTGAACGACGAGCCGCTGATGGAGGTCGTACAGGCCCACCCGTCCGCCGCGGCCTTTCCCGGCGGCGAGTCCATGCGGGCCATGCAGACCCGCGCCGCCGAGGCCGTACGCGAGTGGAACGCGCGCGTGGAGCGCGACCACGGCGCCGACGCCGTCTACCTGATGTGCTCCCACGGCGACATCATCAAGTCCCTCGTCGCCGAGGCCCTCGGCCTGCACCTCGACCTCTTCCAGCGGATCTCCGTCGAGCCGTGCTCCGTCACCGCGATCCGCTACACCCGGCTCAGGCCGTACCTCGTCCGGCTCGGCGACACCGGCGATTTCGCTTCGCTCGCGCCGCGCGAGGAACCCGGCGAGGGCGACGCACCGGTCGGAGGCGGTGCGGGCGCACCGTGATCGTCGGCCGCAGTAGGGTGAAGCGACCCTTCCCGTTCGCTTTCCCGTACGGCCAACCGCCGAACCTCTGGAAACCACGACTCAATGGAGACAGGACGTGTCCCGTCAGGTGTTCCTCTACGACCAGCCGGACCGCTTCGTGGCCGGCACGGTCGGACTGCCCGGGCGCCGTACGTTCTTCCTCCAGGCCATCGCAGGCTCCCGGGTGACCAGCGTGGCCCTGGAGAAGACCCAGGTGGCCGCGCTCGCCGAGCGCATGGACGAACTGCTGGACGAGGTCGTACGGCGTAGTGGCGGCAGCGCCGCCGTCCCCGCCGTCGCACCCGCCGAGATCAGCGACACCGCACCGCTCGACACTCCCATCGAGGAGGAGTTCCGCGTCGGCACCATGGCCCTGGCCTGGGACGGCGAGGACCAGCGCATGATCGTCGAGGCGCAGGCACTGGTCGAGCTGGACGCGGACACCGAGGAAGACCTCGCCGAGGCCGAGGAGCGCCTGCTCCAGGACGAGGAGAACGGACCCCCGATGCTGCGGGTCCGGCTGACCGGCGCGCAGGCCCGGGCCTTCGCCAAGCGCGCCCTCGACGTCGTCAACGCCGGGCGGCCGCCGTGCCCGCTGTGCAGCCTCCCGCTCGATCCGGAAGGACACGTATGTCCGCGCCAGAACGGATACCGCCGCGGAGCGTGACGGCCGATCCGAACCCGGCCGAGCTGCTCGCGCACGGTGAGCTGACCGTACGCGGGCGGATCCGCGAGGCGTCCAACGCGGCCCTGTTCTGCACGGTCGCCCTCGACGGCCGCCAGGCCTCCTGCGTGTACAAGCCGGTCGCCGGGGAGCGCCCCTTGTGGGACTTCCCCGACGGCACCCTGGCCGGCCGCGAGGTGGCCGCCTACGAGGTCTCCGAGGCGACCGGCTGGGGGCTGGTGCCGCCCACCGTGCTGCGCGAGGGGCCGTACGGCGAGGGCATGTGCCAGCTGTGGATCGACGTCCACGCGGAGGCCGAGCTGCTCGCCCTGGTCGACGGCGAGGAGCCGGAGCCGGGCTGGAAGGCGGTCGGGCTCGCCGACGTCGGCGAGGGCCGCACCGCGCTGCTGGTGCACGCCGACGACGAGCGGCTGCGCCGGCTCGCCGTCCTGGACGCGGTCATCAACAACGCCGACCGCAAGGGCGGCCATCTGCTGC comes from Streptomyces sp. SCL15-4 and encodes:
- a CDS encoding histidine phosphatase family protein; amino-acid sequence: MPTLILVRHGRSTANTSGLLAGRTPGVALDERGAAQAAALPGRLAGLPISEVVTSPLQRCRETVAPLLRDRPGLRSHTDERIEECDYGDWSGRKLAELNDEPLMEVVQAHPSAAAFPGGESMRAMQTRAAEAVREWNARVERDHGADAVYLMCSHGDIIKSLVAEALGLHLDLFQRISVEPCSVTAIRYTRLRPYLVRLGDTGDFASLAPREEPGEGDAPVGGGAGAP
- a CDS encoding DUF3090 domain-containing protein, whose product is MSRQVFLYDQPDRFVAGTVGLPGRRTFFLQAIAGSRVTSVALEKTQVAALAERMDELLDEVVRRSGGSAAVPAVAPAEISDTAPLDTPIEEEFRVGTMALAWDGEDQRMIVEAQALVELDADTEEDLAEAEERLLQDEENGPPMLRVRLTGAQARAFAKRALDVVNAGRPPCPLCSLPLDPEGHVCPRQNGYRRGA
- a CDS encoding SCO1664 family protein, translating into MSAPERIPPRSVTADPNPAELLAHGELTVRGRIREASNAALFCTVALDGRQASCVYKPVAGERPLWDFPDGTLAGREVAAYEVSEATGWGLVPPTVLREGPYGEGMCQLWIDVHAEAELLALVDGEEPEPGWKAVGLADVGEGRTALLVHADDERLRRLAVLDAVINNADRKGGHLLPTADGRLYGIDHGVTFNVENKLRTLLWGWAGEPLPDQAVGVLKRLRDALDGPLGARLAALITAAEIDATRARVDALLASGRHPEPGGDWPAIPWPPV